A stretch of the Alosa alosa isolate M-15738 ecotype Scorff River chromosome 16, AALO_Geno_1.1, whole genome shotgun sequence genome encodes the following:
- the LOC125310030 gene encoding vegetative cell wall protein gp1-like: MMGLRDTCVLLGTAVQRVRHRRCPARRARTAPARALPTAACARLAPRAWPGVCWNPSCARWVISAPLARLCPCPALRALWGKCLVPCPRPAVPPAPLDTTAAPLDPPNLKACVSRASSVRVEPAGQHPSPRLRCPRTDRAQRGTTAPVAPSHLCPAPLAPSATSPAVCLWRAASSAPGGITVRGRVWTPPAEPVMQGSTAPPTLPPPPPTPSSAPRVTFVHGAPRCPCPVRLVSTSPTSARTPASPAALASTARRLWWGTLYPVRHTHSALLPPWCPSRVPTAPSHTHTRGV, from the exons ATGATGGGATTACGGGATACCTGTGTCCTCCTGGGCACAGCTGTCCAGCGGGTTCGGCACAGGAGGTGCCCTGCGAGGCGGGCACGTACAGCTCCAGCCCGGGCACTGCCAACTGCAGCCTGTGCCCGGCTGGCACCGCGTGCTTGGCCAGGGGTATGCTGGAACCCGTCCTGTGCCCGCTGG GTTATTTCTGCCCCATTGGCACGGCTCtgcccctgccctgccctgcggGCACTCTGGGGCAAATGCCTGGTGCCCTGTCCCAGGCCAGCTGTTCCCCCTGCCCCACTGGACACTACTGCAgctcccctggatcctcccaacCTCAAG GCATGTGTGAGCAGGGCTTCTTCTGTCAGGGTGGAGCCAGCAGGCCAGCACCCCAGCCCTCGGCTGAGATGCCCCAGAACGGACCGTGCCCAGCGGGGCACTACTGCCCCCGTGGCACCCTCTCACCTGTGCCCTGCCCCGCTGGCTCCGTCCGCAACCTCGCCG GCGGTGTGTCTGTGGAGAGCTGCTTCTTCTGCCCCGGGGGGTATTACTGTGAGGGGGAGGGTCTGGACTCCCCCAGCGGAGCCTGTGATGCAGGGTTCTACTGCCCCTCCGACtctgcccccaccaccccccacacctTCATCTGCACCAAG GGTCACTTTTGTCCACGGGGCTCCCCGATGCCCCTGCCCTGTCCGACTGGTCAGTACCAGCCCAACATCGGCTCGGACTCCTGCATCCCCTGCCGCCCTGGCTTCTACTGCGAGGAGGCTGTGGTGGGGGACCCTCTACCCTGTCCGCCACACACATTCTGCCCTGctg CCACCATGGTGCCCCAGCCGTGTCCCGACGGCAccttcacacacccacaccaggGGGGTCTGA